In Schistocerca serialis cubense isolate TAMUIC-IGC-003099 chromosome 3, iqSchSeri2.2, whole genome shotgun sequence, the following proteins share a genomic window:
- the LOC126471258 gene encoding unconventional myosin-Va-like, whose protein sequence is MGLVVSAPFIFFEYEIGKILAVLQGKLDLAKEELSKCQNSIKLQTEVLKDAGLFSSKLDNNAETAENSIEEVLVKRQELKPHIAVTLLPGLPAYILFMYIRHADCQNDYEKVQLLLTATIYTIEKVTKKGHDDIDIIVLWLSNTVRLRHNLKQYSGDKTFQTENTSLQNEQCLQNFDLTEYREVLSDTAVEIYQSLAWHIQEKIEPLVVPAILEHEEISGLTSQIPSGKRGRAVLSSWDSEPFLGVQKSLDALLQELNYIYKITGNHGVDPELTVQIFQQVR, encoded by the exons GTTCTTCAAGGAAAACTAGATTTAGCTAAAGAGGAACTTTCAAAATGCCAGAACAGCATAAAATTGCAAACTGAAGTGCTGAAGGATGCAGGGT tgttttccagcaaattagataacaatgctgaaacagctgaaaactCAATAGAGGAAGTGCTAGTGAAGAGGCAAG AATTAAAGCCACATATTGCTGTAACATTACTACCAGGATTGCCTGCATACATTTTGTTCATGTACATTAGGCATGCCGACTGTCAAAATGATTATGAGAAAGTACAGTTACTCCTGACAGCAACTATCTACACCATTGAAAAAGTTACTAAGAAAGGCCATGATGATATTGATATAATCGTTTTGTGGCTTTCAAATACTGTGAGACTTCGGCATAATCTGAAACAGTATAGTGGAGACAAAACATTCCAAACTGAAAACACATCActtcagaatgaacagtgtctacaGAATTTTGATCTCACTGAATACAGAGAAGTTCTTTCAGATACAGCTGTAGAAATCTATCAG AGTCTTGCTTGGCATATACAAGAAAAGATAGAGCCACTGGTGGTGCCAGCTATTCTTGAACATGAAGAAATAAGTGGTTTGACAAGCCAGATACCTAGTGGAAAGAGAGGAAGAGCTGTGTTGTCATCATGGGATTCTGAGCCATTTTTGGGTGTACAGAAGTCATTGGATGCACTCTTGCAGGAACTAAATTATATCTACAAAATTACGGGGAACCATGGTGTTGACCCAGAACTTACTGTCCAGATATTTCAGCAGGTGAGATGA